One window of the Seriola aureovittata isolate HTS-2021-v1 ecotype China chromosome 22, ASM2101889v1, whole genome shotgun sequence genome contains the following:
- the csrp2 gene encoding cysteine and glycine-rich protein 2, producing MPNWGGGNKCAACRGTVYHAEEVQCDGKSFHKCCFLCMVCRKGLDSTTLAIHDQEIYCKSCYGKKYGPKGYGYGQGAGTLNMDRGERLGIKPEETQTHRPTTNHNPSKFAQKFGGSEKCARCGDSVYAAEKIMGAGKPWHKNCFRCAKCGKSLESTTQTEKDGEIYCKACYAKNFGPKGFGYGQGAGALVHAQ from the exons ATGCCAAACTGGGGAGGAGGCAACAAATGCGCAGCGTGCCGTGGGACGGTGTACCACGCTGAGGAAGTGCAGTGTGACGGAAAGAGTTTCCACAAATGCTGTTTCCTCTGCA TGGTCTGCAGGAAGGGCTTAGACAGCACCACACTGGCTATTCACGACCAGGAGATCTACTGCAAGTCATGCTACGGGAAGAAGTACGGCCCCAAAGGCTACGGCTACGGACAGGGGGCGGGAACACTCAACATGGACCGAGGAGAGCGGCTGGGAATCAAACCTGAAGA gacacagactcacagacccACCACCAACCACAACCCGTCCAAATTTGCCCAGAAGTTTGGAGGTTCAGAGAAATGTGCCCGGTGCGGAGACTCTGTCTATGCAGCTGAGAAGATCATGGGGGCGGGCAAG CCGTGGCATAAGAACTGTTTCCGCTGTGCAAAATGTGGCAAGAGCCTGGAGTCGACCACCCAGACGGAGAAAGACGGAGAAATCTACTGCAAAG CGTGTTACGCCAAGAACTTCGGTCCCAAAGGGTTTGGATACGGCCAAGGAGCCGGTGCTCTGGTTCACGCTCAGTGA